In Mustela lutreola isolate mMusLut2 chromosome 1, mMusLut2.pri, whole genome shotgun sequence, one genomic interval encodes:
- the MAP4K2 gene encoding mitogen-activated protein kinase kinase kinase kinase 2, which yields MALLRDVSLQDPRDRFELLQRVGAGTYGDVYKARDTVTSELAAVKIVKLDPGDDTSSLQQEITILRECRHPNVVAYIGSYLRNDRLWICMEFCGGGSLQEIYHATGPLEERQIAYVCREALKGLHHLHSQGKIHRDIKGANLLLTLQGDVKLADFGVSGELTASVAKRRSFIGTPYWMAPEVAAVERKGGYNELCDVWALGITAIELGELQPPLFHLHPMRALMLMSKSSFQPPRLRDKTRWTQNFHHFLKLALTKNPKKRPTAEKLLQHPFTTQHLPRALLTQLLDKANDPHLGTPSPEDCDLETYDMFPDTIHSRGQHGPAERTPSEIQFHQVKFGAPRRKETDPLNEPWEEEWTLLGKEELSGSLLQSVEEALEERSLTIRPASELQELDSPDDTTGTIKRAPFLGPSSAEPPAEEDPLSSPLGTPPPPPPGPNSPPLLPTAWATMKHREDPERSLCHGLPPTPKVHMGACFSKVFNGCPLRIHAAVTWVHPVTRDQFLVVGAEEGIYTLNLHELHEDTLEKLISQRCTWLYCVNNVLLSLSGKSTHIWAHDLPGLFEQRRLQQQVPLSIPTNRLTQRIIPRRFALSAKIPDTKGCLQCRVVRNPYTGSTFLLAALPASLLLLQWYEPLQKFLLLKNFSSPLPSPAGMLEPLVLDGKELPQVCVGAEGPEGPGCRVLFHVLPLEAGLTPDVLIPPEGLPGTAQQVIQVDRDTVLVCFDRCVRIVDLLGEPTAALAPVLTFDFPIETVVCLQDSVLAFWSHGMQGRSLDTNEVTQEITDETRIFRVLGAHRDIILESIPTDNPGAHSNLYILTGHQSSY from the exons ATGGCGCTGCTGCGGGACGTGTCGCTGCAGGATCCACGGGACCGCTTCGAGCTGCTGCAGCGCGTGGGGGCCGGGACCTATGGCGACGTCTACAAG GCCCGCGACACGGTCACGTCCGAACTGGCCGCGGTCAAGATAGTCAAGCTAGACCCAG GGGATGACACCAGCTCCCTCCAGCAGGAAATCACCATCCTGCGTGAGTGCCGTCACCCCAACGTGGTGGCCTATATTGGCAGCTACCTCAG gaaTGACCGCTTGTGGATCTGCATGGAGTTCTGCGGAGGGGGGTCCCTGCAGGAGATTTACCACG CCACCGGGCCCCTGGAGGAACGGCAGATTGCCTATGTCTGTCGAGAGGCCTTGAAG GGCCTGCACCACTTGCATTCTCAGGGGAAGATCCACAGAGACATCAAG GGAGCCAATCTTCTCCTCACCCTCCAGGGAGATGTCAAGCTGG CCGACTTTGGGGTGTCAGGCGAGCTGACGGCGTCCGTGGCTAAGAGGAGGTCTTTCATTGGGACTCCATACTG GATGGCCCCAGAGGTGGCCGCCGTGGAACGCAAAGGAGGCTACAATGAGCTCTGTGACGTCTGGGCCCTGGGCATCACCGCCATCGAGCTGGGCGAGCTGCAGCCCCCTCTCTTCCATCTACACCCCATGAG GGCCCTGATGCTTATGTCGAAGAGTAGCTTCCAGCCGCCCAGGCTGAGAGACAAGACGCGCTG GACCCAGAATTTCCACCACTTCCTCAAGCTGGCCTTGACCAAGAACCCCAAGAAGAGGCCAACAGCAGAGAAGCTTCTGCAG CACCCGTTCACAACCCAGCACCTCCCTCGGGCTCTCCTCACACAGCTGTTGGACAAAGCCAATGACCCCCACCTGGGAACCCCTTCCCCAGAGGACTGTGACCTAGAG ACCTATGACATGTTTCCAGACACCATTCACTCCCGGGGGCAGCACGGCCCAGCCGAGAGGACCCCCTCGGAGATCCAGT TTCACCAAGTGAAATTTGGTGCCCCacgaaggaaggaaacagacccACTAAACGAGCCG TGGGAGGAGGAGTGGACGCTGCTGGGAAAGGAGGAGCTGAGTGg GAGCCTGCTACAGTCCGTGGAGGAGGCCCTAGAGGAAAG GAGCCTGACCATCCGGCCAGCCTCAGAACTCCAG GAGCTGGACTCCCCAGACGATACCACAGGAACCATCAAGCGGGCCCCGTTCTTGGGGCCGTCCTCTGCTGAGCCTCCAGCCGAAGAAGACCCTCTCTCCAGCCCCCTGG GAACCCCACCTCCGCCGCCCCCAGGCCCTAACAGCCCCCCGCTGCTCCCCACTGCCTGGGCCACCATGAAGCACAGGGAGGATCCTGAG AGATCCTTGTGCCATgggctccccccaacccccaaggtGCAC AtgggcgcctgcttctccaagGTCTTCAATGGCTGCCCCCTGCGGATCCACGCAGCTGTcacctgggttcaccctgtcaCCCGGG ACCAGTTCCtggtggtgggggccgaggaAGGCATCTATACCCTCAACCTGCATGAATTACATGAGGACACGCTGGAGAAG CTGATTTCGCAGCGCTGCACCTGGCTCTACTGTGTGAATAACGTGCTGCTGTCGCTCTCAG GGAAATCCACGCACATCTGGGCCCATGACCTCCCAGGCTTGTTTGAGCAGCGAAGACTCCAGCAACAGGTtcccctctccatccccaccaACCGCCTCACACAGCGCATCATCCCCAG GCGCTTTGCCCTGTCCGCCAAGATTCCAGACACCAAAGGCTGCCTGCAGTGTCGTGTGG TGCGGAACCCCTACACGGGCAGCACCTTCCTGCTGGCCGCCCTGCCCGCCAGCCTGCTCCTGCTGCAGTGGTATGAGCCGCTGCAGAAGTTCCTGCTGCTGAAG AACTTTTccagccccctgcccagcccagcagggATGCTGGAACCCCTGGTGCTGGACGGGAAGGAGCTGCCGCAGGTGTGCGTGGGGGCAGAGGGCCCGGAGGGGCCTGGCTGCCGAGTCCTCTTCCACGTCCTGCCCCTGGAGGCTGGTCTGACTCCTGATGTTCTCATACCCCCTG AGGGCCTCCCCGGCACCGCCCAGCAGGTGATCCAGGTGGACAGGGACACAGTGCTAGTCTGCTTTGACC GCTGCGTGAGGATTGTCGACCTGCTGGGTGAGCCCACGGCCGCACTGGCGCCTGTGCTGACCTTTGACTTCCCCATCGAGACCGTGG TGTGTCTGCAAGACAGCGTGCTGGCCTTCTGGAGTCATGGGATGCAAGGCCGTAGCCTGGACACCAACGAG GTGACCCAGGAGATCACAGACGAGACAAGGATCTTCCGGGTGCTCGGGGCCCACAG AGATATCATCCTTGAGAGCATTCCCACCGACAACCCAGGGGCTCACAGCAACCTCTACATCCTCACCGGCCATCAGAGCAGCTACTGA